In one Alnus glutinosa chromosome 12, dhAlnGlut1.1, whole genome shotgun sequence genomic region, the following are encoded:
- the LOC133851998 gene encoding protein LIFEGUARD 4 has product MWPQPYRKSDVEAGARPLYPMMLESPELRWSFIRKIYSILTVQLLATIVVAATVVSVRPIATFFVSTGAGLALYIVLIIMPFIVLCPLYYYHQKHPVNYFLLGIFTISLAFVVGLTCAFTSGKVILESVILTTVVVVSLTLYTFWAARRGHDFNFLGPFLFGAVMVLMVFAIIQILFPLGRISVMIYGCLASLIFCGYIIYDTDNLIKRYSYDEYIWAAVSLYLDIINLFLSLLTIFRAADA; this is encoded by the exons ATGTGGCCCCAACCTTACCGGAAGAGTGACGTGGAGGCCGGAGCGAGGCCTCTCTACCCGATGATGCTTGAGAGCCCGGAGCTTCGGTGGTCCTTCATTCGCAAAATCTATTCGATCCTGACCGTGCAGTTGCTTGCTACCATTGTTGTCGCCGCCACAGTCGTTTCGGTCCGTCCAATCGCAACCTTCTTTGTCAGCACCGGGGCCGGGCTCGCCCTCTACATCGTGCTCATCATCATGCCCTTTATCG TGCTATGCCCCTTGTACTACTACCACCAGAAGCACCCGGTGAATTACTTTCTTCTCGGGATTTTTACCATTTCTCTGGCGTTTGTGGTTGGATTGACTTGTGCATTTACCAGTG GGAAGGTTATATTGGAATCCGTCATTCTGACGACTGTGGTTGTCGTGAGTCTCACTCTGTACACATTTTGGGCAGCAAGGAGAGGCCATGATTTCAACTTCCTTGGGCCCTTCTTGTTTGGCGCTGTTATGGTTCTTATGGTATTCGCTATAATTCAG ATTCTGTTTCCGCTCGGCAGGATTTCTGTGATGATCTACGGGTGCTTGGCGTCACTGATATTCTGTGGGTACATAATTTACGACACTGACAACTTGATCAAACGCTATTCCTATGATGAGTACATCTGGGCTGCAGTCTCCTTGTATTTAGACATCATCAACCTCTTCCTGTCGCTTTTAACTATTTTCAGAGCTGCCGATGCTTGA